One Streptomyces coeruleorubidus DNA segment encodes these proteins:
- a CDS encoding HAD-IIA family hydrolase, with protein sequence MADRKPIESWLTDMDGVLIHEGVPIPGADAFLKKLRESGKPFLVLTNNSMYTPRDLHARLRRMGLDVPIESIWTSALATAQFLDDQRPGGSAYVIGEAGLTTALHDIGYILTDHEPDYVVLGETRTYSFEAMTKAVRLILGGARFICTNPDETGPSTEGPLPATGAVAALITQATGKKPYFAGKPNPLMMRTGLNAIGAHSESSAMIGDRMDTDVLAGMEAGMQTFLVLTGLTRPDQVDGFPYRPSQVVDSIADLVDRV encoded by the coding sequence ATGGCAGACCGCAAGCCCATCGAGTCGTGGCTCACCGACATGGACGGTGTGCTCATCCACGAGGGCGTACCGATCCCCGGCGCCGACGCCTTCCTCAAGAAGCTGCGCGAGTCCGGGAAGCCCTTCCTGGTCCTCACCAACAACTCGATGTACACCCCGCGCGACCTGCACGCCCGGCTGCGCCGTATGGGCCTGGACGTGCCGATCGAGAGCATCTGGACCTCGGCCCTGGCCACGGCCCAGTTCCTGGACGACCAGCGGCCGGGCGGCTCGGCGTACGTCATCGGCGAGGCCGGCCTGACCACCGCGCTGCACGACATCGGCTACATCCTGACCGACCACGAGCCGGACTACGTCGTCCTCGGCGAGACCCGCACGTACTCCTTCGAGGCCATGACGAAGGCGGTACGGCTCATCCTCGGCGGCGCCCGTTTCATCTGCACCAACCCCGACGAGACGGGCCCGTCCACCGAGGGCCCGCTGCCCGCGACCGGCGCGGTGGCCGCGCTGATCACCCAGGCGACCGGCAAGAAGCCGTACTTCGCGGGCAAGCCGAACCCGCTGATGATGCGGACCGGGCTGAACGCCATCGGGGCGCACTCCGAGAGCAGCGCGATGATCGGCGACCGGATGGACACGGACGTGCTGGCGGGCATGGAGGCCGGGATGCAGACGTTCCTGGTGCTCACCGGCCTGACCCGGCCCGACCAGGTCGACGGCTTCCCGTACCGGCCGTCGCAGGTCGTGGACTCGATCGCGGACCTCGTCGACCGGGTCTGA
- a CDS encoding ROK family transcriptional regulator translates to MAGAGAGANLLAMRSHNAALVLDLLRTAGSDGISRLELAERTGLTPQAVSKITARLREDGLAAEAGRRASTGGKPRTVLRLVPEAGHAVGVHLDRDEVRAVLVDLRGTVVGERRAALDLGAGARAVLAAVTEAVRAVVTEAGRAVVREAGRAVVTEAGRAVVRESGRAAVTETGRAAAMEAGRAAVTEVLPAGSLLAHAGSLLGVGVALPGPLDHVRGVLHRVTGFPEWDGFPLRQALAERLGVPVVVDKDTNAAALGLAAGGEAGSFAYLHLGTGLGAGLVIGGSVHRGARTGAGEFGHQVIQLDGPPCTCGDRGCVEALCLGAVARGDVEEAARVLGAGAANLVGLLDIDVVLLGGRTVAAAPEAFVRGVGAVLGARARRTGEDAVPVRVAPGGGRVVAVGAAQLVLGPVFGRGTAEGRGPDSWWGRGPDPAGALAWACRRRPGRSAPGGTPVPCARPRVSGGRAERPGPAQSHPTPAGPPRAPGRCPARCSPLPRPPR, encoded by the coding sequence ATGGCTGGTGCAGGGGCCGGAGCGAACCTGCTCGCCATGCGCAGCCACAACGCCGCGCTGGTGCTTGACCTGCTGCGGACCGCCGGGTCCGACGGCATCAGCCGGCTCGAACTCGCCGAGCGGACCGGCCTCACCCCACAGGCGGTCAGCAAGATCACGGCCCGGCTGCGGGAGGACGGACTCGCGGCGGAGGCGGGGCGCCGCGCGTCGACCGGCGGCAAGCCGCGCACGGTGCTGCGGCTGGTGCCCGAGGCGGGGCACGCGGTGGGGGTCCACTTGGACCGGGACGAGGTCCGGGCCGTGCTCGTGGATCTGCGCGGGACGGTGGTGGGGGAGCGGCGGGCCGCGCTGGATCTGGGGGCGGGTGCGCGGGCCGTACTGGCGGCGGTGACGGAGGCCGTGCGGGCGGTGGTGACCGAGGCTGGGCGGGCGGTGGTGAGGGAGGCTGGGCGGGCGGTGGTGACCGAGGCTGGGCGGGCGGTGGTGAGGGAGTCCGGGCGGGCGGCGGTAACGGAGACTGGGCGGGCGGCGGCAATGGAGGCCGGGCGCGCGGCGGTGACCGAGGTGCTGCCCGCCGGATCGCTCCTCGCCCATGCCGGTTCCCTGCTCGGGGTGGGGGTGGCGCTGCCCGGGCCGCTCGACCATGTCCGGGGTGTGCTGCACCGGGTGACCGGCTTCCCCGAGTGGGACGGCTTCCCGCTGCGTCAGGCGCTGGCGGAGCGGCTCGGGGTGCCGGTCGTGGTCGACAAGGACACCAACGCGGCGGCGCTGGGCCTGGCGGCCGGGGGCGAGGCCGGCTCCTTCGCGTACCTGCACCTCGGTACGGGGCTGGGGGCCGGTCTGGTGATCGGCGGGAGCGTGCACCGGGGAGCCCGGACCGGGGCCGGGGAGTTCGGCCACCAGGTGATCCAGCTGGACGGCCCGCCGTGCACCTGCGGCGACCGCGGCTGCGTGGAGGCGCTGTGCCTCGGTGCGGTGGCGCGCGGCGATGTCGAGGAGGCGGCGCGGGTGCTGGGAGCGGGCGCGGCGAACCTGGTCGGGCTGCTCGACATCGACGTCGTCCTGCTGGGCGGGCGGACGGTGGCCGCGGCTCCGGAGGCGTTCGTACGGGGAGTCGGGGCGGTACTGGGGGCGCGGGCCCGGCGGACGGGGGAGGACGCCGTGCCGGTACGTGTCGCGCCGGGGGGAGGGCGAGTCGTGGCGGTGGGGGCGGCTCAGTTGGTGCTGGGGCCGGTGTTCGGGCGGGGGACGGCTGAGGGGCGGGGGCCGGACTCGTGGTGGGGGCGGGGGCCGGATCCGGCTGGGGCGTTGGCGTGGGCGTGCAGGCGGCGTCCGGGAAGATCCGCCCCAGGTGGTACTCCAGTACCGTGCGCACGTCCGCGAGTGAGCGGCGGCCGTGCAGAACGTCCAGGCCCAGCCCAATCGCACCCGACACCAGCAGGTCCGCCTCGTGCGCCCGGTCGATGCCCGGCGCGGTGCTCCCCGCTGCCTCGCCCACCCCGATGA
- a CDS encoding Gfo/Idh/MocA family oxidoreductase yields MTGTPLGTSGTPGSPLRVGLVGYGLAGSVFHAPLIAATEGLTLDTVVTSNPERQQQARAEFPDARLAAGPDELFDRAAELDLIVVASPNKTHVPLATTALEAGLPVVVDKPVAGTAAEARELAALAEERGLLLSVFQNRRWDNDFLTLRKLLGEGELGDVWRFESRFERWRPKPKGGWRESGDPAEIGGLLYDLGSHVVDQALVLFGPAAAVYAESDIRRPGAETDDDTFIAITHTGGVRSHLYVSATTAQLGPRFRVLGSAAGYVKYGLDPQEAALREGQRPGPGWGAEPESLWGRVGAGESPVTGGGRPEPTLPGDYPAYYAAVAKALLEGAPNPVTALEAAAALDVLEAARRSAREKVTVTL; encoded by the coding sequence ATGACTGGCACACCCCTCGGCACCTCCGGCACACCCGGCTCGCCCCTGCGCGTCGGCCTCGTCGGCTACGGCCTCGCCGGCTCCGTCTTCCACGCCCCGCTGATCGCCGCCACCGAGGGCCTCACCCTCGACACGGTGGTCACCTCGAACCCCGAGCGGCAGCAGCAGGCCCGCGCCGAGTTCCCGGACGCGCGCCTCGCCGCCGGCCCGGACGAGCTGTTCGACCGGGCCGCCGAGCTGGACCTGATCGTCGTGGCGTCCCCGAACAAGACGCATGTGCCGCTCGCGACGACCGCGCTCGAGGCGGGTCTGCCGGTCGTGGTCGACAAGCCCGTCGCGGGCACGGCGGCCGAGGCGCGCGAGCTGGCCGCCCTGGCCGAGGAGCGCGGACTGCTCCTCTCCGTCTTCCAGAACCGCCGCTGGGACAACGACTTCCTCACCCTGCGCAAGCTGCTCGGCGAGGGCGAGTTGGGCGACGTCTGGCGCTTCGAGTCCCGCTTCGAGCGCTGGCGTCCGAAGCCGAAGGGCGGCTGGCGGGAGTCCGGCGACCCCGCAGAGATCGGAGGTCTGCTGTACGACCTCGGCAGCCATGTCGTCGACCAGGCGCTGGTCCTCTTCGGCCCGGCGGCCGCCGTGTACGCGGAGTCGGACATCCGCCGCCCGGGCGCCGAGACGGACGACGACACGTTCATCGCGATCACGCACACAGGCGGCGTCCGCTCCCACCTCTACGTCTCCGCGACGACCGCCCAGCTCGGCCCCCGCTTCCGCGTCCTGGGCTCCGCCGCGGGCTACGTCAAGTACGGCCTCGACCCCCAGGAGGCGGCCCTGCGCGAAGGCCAGCGCCCCGGGCCCGGCTGGGGCGCGGAGCCCGAGTCGCTGTGGGGCCGTGTGGGCGCCGGCGAATCCCCGGTCACGGGCGGCGGCCGACCCGAACCCACCCTCCCGGGCGACTACCCCGCTTACTATGCGGCCGTGGCGAAGGCCCTGCTGGAGGGCGCCCCGAACCCGGTGACCGCGCTGGAGGCGGCCGCCGCCCTGGACGTACTGGAGGCCGCCCGTCGTTCGGCCCGCGAGAAGGTGACGGTGACCCTGTGA
- a CDS encoding heme-degrading domain-containing protein, which produces MTHKSTHNPSHSQELTPKFHPELTPSLEELEKEERRLVFRQFTHDDAWALGSLLVGMARERQAPVAIDIHRAGQQLFHAALPGSTPDNDAWIARKRRVVERYGSASYLVGARFRAKGTTFEESSRLDPDTYAAHGGFFPITVEGVGVIGAVTVSGLPQLQDHRFVVEALEEFLGKDR; this is translated from the coding sequence GTGACCCACAAGAGCACGCACAACCCTTCGCACAGCCAGGAGCTGACCCCGAAGTTCCACCCGGAGCTCACCCCGAGCCTGGAGGAGCTGGAGAAGGAGGAACGCCGCCTGGTGTTCCGCCAGTTCACCCACGACGACGCCTGGGCGCTCGGCTCGCTGCTCGTCGGCATGGCCCGGGAGCGGCAGGCGCCGGTCGCGATCGACATCCACCGCGCCGGCCAGCAGCTCTTCCACGCGGCGCTGCCCGGCTCCACGCCCGACAACGACGCCTGGATCGCCCGCAAGCGCCGGGTGGTCGAGCGCTACGGCTCCGCCTCCTACCTGGTGGGCGCCCGCTTCCGCGCCAAGGGCACGACGTTCGAGGAGTCCTCGCGCCTCGACCCCGACACGTACGCGGCACACGGCGGTTTCTTTCCGATCACCGTCGAGGGCGTCGGCGTGATCGGCGCGGTGACGGTGTCGGGGCTGCCGCAGCTCCAGGACCACCGGTTCGTGGTGGAGGCGCTGGAGGAGTTCCTCGGCAAGGACCGCTAG
- a CDS encoding LLM class F420-dependent oxidoreductase — translation MTTALKETVGRYGIWSVGLRSEDPDRRGELAEAAAELEELGYGAVWLGGNSSAANAAPLIEATSKLTFGTSIQSIWQHEPDAAATAFGELESAHPGRFLLGLGVSHAKREEQYSRPYSALVGHLDGLDAAGVPAERRLLAALGPKSLRLARDRAAGSIPYLVTPEHTAHAREILGEAPLLAPELGVIPETDPARARALAREFLGIYLPLPNYTNNFLRHGFTEDDLSDGGSDRLVDALFAWGDDTAIRAKIDAFFEAGADHLALQVLDGEPRETLPRKAWRDLATLLG, via the coding sequence ATGACCACCGCCCTGAAGGAAACCGTCGGCCGGTACGGCATCTGGAGCGTCGGCCTGCGCTCGGAGGACCCGGACCGCCGCGGGGAACTCGCCGAGGCCGCCGCCGAACTGGAGGAGCTCGGCTACGGCGCCGTCTGGCTGGGCGGCAACAGCTCCGCCGCCAACGCCGCCCCGCTGATCGAGGCGACCTCGAAGCTCACCTTCGGCACCAGCATCCAGAGCATCTGGCAGCACGAGCCGGACGCCGCCGCCACGGCCTTCGGGGAACTGGAGTCGGCCCACCCCGGGCGTTTCCTGCTGGGCCTCGGAGTGAGCCACGCCAAGCGTGAGGAGCAGTACTCCCGCCCCTACTCCGCGCTCGTCGGCCACCTCGACGGCCTGGACGCCGCCGGAGTGCCGGCGGAACGCCGCCTGCTGGCCGCCCTGGGCCCGAAGTCGCTCCGGCTGGCCCGCGACCGGGCGGCGGGCTCGATCCCGTACCTGGTCACCCCGGAACACACCGCGCACGCCCGCGAGATCCTGGGCGAGGCCCCGCTGCTGGCCCCGGAGCTGGGCGTCATCCCGGAGACGGACCCGGCCCGCGCCCGCGCCCTGGCCCGCGAGTTCCTCGGCATCTACCTCCCGCTGCCGAACTACACCAACAACTTCCTCCGGCACGGCTTCACCGAGGACGACCTGTCGGACGGCGGCAGCGACCGCCTGGTCGACGCCCTGTTCGCCTGGGGCGACGATACGGCGATCCGCGCCAAGATCGACGCCTTCTTCGAGGCGGGGGCGGACCACCTCGCCCTCCAGGTCCTGGACGGCGAGCCCAGGGAGACCCTCCCGAGGAAGGCGTGGCGCGACCTGGCAACTCTGCTGGGCTGA
- a CDS encoding fumarylacetoacetate hydrolase family protein, translating into MKLLRVGTAGTERPALLDADGTLRDLSGVVPDIDGALLADDAALGRVRAADDAGELPVLDATGLRIGPPLGRIGKIVCIGLNYHDHARETGAEPPAEPVLFMKAPDTVVGPNDTVLVPRASRKTDWEVELAVVIGRTARYLGSAEEGLAHVAGYAVAHDVSEREFQIERGGTWDKGKNCETFNPLGPWLVTADEVPDPQRLSLRLWVNGELKQDGTTAEQIFPVGEVVRYLSQFMTLYPGDVINTGTPAGVALGAPEPKPFLRAGDVVELEIEGLGRQRQEFKDA; encoded by the coding sequence ATGAAGCTGCTGCGAGTCGGTACGGCGGGGACCGAGCGGCCCGCGCTGCTCGACGCCGACGGGACCCTGCGGGACCTGTCGGGCGTCGTGCCGGACATCGACGGGGCACTGCTCGCGGACGACGCGGCGCTCGGACGCGTCCGTGCTGCCGACGACGCCGGTGAGCTGCCCGTACTGGACGCCACCGGGCTGCGGATCGGGCCGCCGCTGGGGCGGATCGGCAAGATCGTCTGCATCGGGCTGAACTACCACGACCATGCGCGCGAGACGGGTGCCGAGCCGCCCGCCGAGCCGGTCCTCTTCATGAAGGCGCCGGACACGGTGGTCGGGCCGAACGACACGGTGCTCGTGCCGCGCGCGTCCCGCAAGACCGACTGGGAGGTCGAGCTGGCCGTCGTCATCGGGCGTACGGCCAGGTACCTGGGGTCCGCGGAGGAAGGGCTCGCGCATGTAGCCGGGTACGCGGTGGCGCACGACGTGTCCGAGCGGGAGTTCCAGATCGAGCGGGGCGGGACCTGGGACAAGGGCAAGAACTGCGAGACGTTCAATCCGCTGGGGCCGTGGCTGGTGACGGCGGACGAGGTGCCGGATCCGCAGCGGCTGTCGCTGCGGCTGTGGGTCAACGGGGAGTTGAAGCAGGACGGGACGACGGCCGAGCAGATCTTCCCGGTGGGGGAGGTCGTGCGGTATCTCAGTCAGTTCATGACGCTGTACCCCGGGGATGTGATCAACACGGGGACGCCGGCGGGGGTGGCGCTGGGGGCGCCCGAGCCCAAGCCGTTCCTGCGGGCCGGGGATGTCGTGGAGCTGGAGATCGAAGGGCTCGGGCGGCAGCGGCAGGAGTTCAAGGACGCCTGA
- a CDS encoding YidC/Oxa1 family membrane protein insertase, with product MSVFANLVERLADLLQPLFGACAAAAAIVLFTALVRLLVHPLSRAAARGQKARTALQPKIAELRKKHGKNPEKLQRAVLELHAEEKVSPLAGCLPGLLQVPAFFLLYHLFSSDTIGGRANELLSHQLFAAPLGGRWTDALGEGGLLGGPGLVYAGLFVVVAGVAAFSYRLSKRMMAANPALPAGGEQVAGLGAVTKVMPFMSFFTLVTVAVVPLAAALYVVTSTTWSVVERAVLYR from the coding sequence ATGTCCGTCTTCGCCAACCTGGTCGAGCGACTCGCCGACCTCCTCCAGCCGCTGTTCGGCGCCTGTGCTGCCGCCGCCGCGATCGTCCTGTTCACCGCGCTCGTACGACTCCTCGTCCACCCCCTGTCCCGGGCCGCAGCGCGCGGCCAGAAGGCCCGGACCGCACTCCAGCCGAAGATCGCCGAGCTGCGGAAGAAGCACGGGAAGAACCCCGAGAAGCTCCAGCGGGCCGTGCTGGAGCTGCACGCCGAGGAGAAGGTGTCGCCGCTGGCCGGCTGCCTGCCCGGGCTGCTCCAGGTGCCCGCGTTCTTCCTGCTCTACCACCTGTTCTCCAGCGACACGATCGGCGGGCGGGCCAACGAGCTGCTCAGCCACCAGCTGTTCGCCGCGCCGCTGGGCGGGCGGTGGACGGATGCGCTGGGCGAGGGCGGTCTCCTCGGTGGTCCGGGGCTCGTCTACGCCGGGCTGTTCGTGGTCGTCGCCGGGGTCGCCGCGTTCAGCTACCGCCTCAGCAAGCGCATGATGGCCGCGAACCCGGCGCTCCCGGCCGGTGGCGAGCAGGTGGCGGGGCTGGGGGCGGTCACCAAGGTGATGCCCTTCATGTCCTTCTTCACCCTCGTCACCGTGGCCGTGGTGCCGCTGGCCGCCGCGCTGTACGTCGTGACCAGTACGACGTGGAGTGTCGTCGAGCGCGCTGTGCTGTACCGGTAG
- a CDS encoding DUF6412 domain-containing protein — MVRGWTSLRPALALLFLVLEVALLDTGSLYATVALAATAAAFAALAVCALVGSRCAPAVPRTRVRTAIRDRDLRTAFLPQRDPDARGRTRPRAPGHALRATFA, encoded by the coding sequence ATGGTCCGCGGTTGGACGAGTCTGCGTCCCGCTCTCGCGCTGCTCTTCCTGGTCCTGGAAGTGGCGCTGCTGGACACCGGCAGCCTCTACGCCACCGTCGCGCTCGCCGCGACCGCTGCGGCCTTTGCCGCGCTCGCGGTCTGCGCCCTCGTCGGCTCGCGCTGCGCGCCCGCCGTGCCGCGCACCCGGGTGCGTACGGCCATCCGCGACCGTGACCTCCGTACGGCCTTCCTGCCCCAACGCGACCCCGACGCCCGGGGACGCACCCGGCCCCGAGCGCCCGGACACGCCCTCCGGGCGACCTTCGCGTAG
- a CDS encoding beta-1,6-galactanase: MIRRRTLLTAAGGTFLGSALATGTAHADATIAVNPSTTYGTWEGWGTSLAWWANVFGARDDFADLFFTTKSVTYNGRSLPGLGLNIARYNLGACSWNSVGGERMVESPNIPAFKQIEGFWQDWNNEDPTSSAWKWSADANQRAMLVKATQRGAITELFANSPMWWMCSNHNPSGAAGGGNNLQTWNYRQHASHLAATALYARNNWGVNFATVDPFNEPASTWWTATGTQEGCHMDPAVQAAVLPYMRSELDKRGLTGIRIAASDETNYDTARSTWASFNSSTKALVSQVNVHGYQGSGGRRDLLYTDVVTTSRKKLWNSETGDSDGTGLTMASNLCYDFRWLHPTAWCYWQVMDPSTGWAMIAYDKNTLQPTTVQTKHYVLAQFSRHIRPGMTILDTGVSYAVAAYSASTRRLVLVAVNTSTSAQTLTFDLSRFSTVTGGTNGAVPRWNTVTTGGGDLYTPRSDIRLNGKSVSVPFAAKSVQTLQIDGVTL; the protein is encoded by the coding sequence GTGATACGACGCAGAACCCTGCTGACCGCAGCAGGCGGTACGTTCCTCGGCAGCGCCCTGGCGACAGGCACCGCCCACGCGGACGCCACGATCGCCGTCAACCCCTCGACCACGTACGGCACCTGGGAGGGCTGGGGCACCTCCCTCGCCTGGTGGGCCAACGTCTTCGGCGCCCGGGACGACTTCGCGGACCTCTTCTTCACCACCAAGTCGGTGACGTACAACGGCAGATCGCTCCCCGGCCTGGGCCTGAACATCGCCCGCTACAACCTGGGCGCGTGCAGCTGGAACAGCGTCGGCGGCGAGAGGATGGTCGAGTCGCCGAACATCCCGGCCTTCAAGCAGATCGAGGGCTTCTGGCAGGACTGGAACAACGAGGACCCCACTTCCTCGGCCTGGAAGTGGTCGGCGGACGCCAACCAGCGCGCGATGCTGGTGAAGGCGACGCAGCGGGGCGCGATCACGGAACTCTTCGCCAACTCCCCCATGTGGTGGATGTGCAGCAACCACAACCCCTCCGGCGCGGCGGGCGGCGGCAACAACCTCCAGACCTGGAACTACCGCCAGCACGCCTCCCACCTGGCGGCGACCGCCCTGTACGCCCGCAACAACTGGGGCGTGAACTTCGCGACGGTCGACCCCTTCAACGAGCCGGCCTCCACCTGGTGGACCGCGACCGGCACCCAGGAGGGCTGCCACATGGACCCCGCGGTCCAGGCGGCCGTACTCCCGTACATGCGCAGCGAGCTGGACAAACGAGGCCTCACGGGCATCCGCATCGCGGCCTCGGACGAAACGAACTACGACACGGCCCGCTCGACGTGGGCGTCGTTCAACTCGTCGACCAAGGCCCTGGTCTCCCAGGTCAACGTGCACGGCTACCAGGGCTCCGGCGGCCGCCGCGACCTCCTCTACACGGACGTGGTGACGACGTCCCGCAAGAAGCTGTGGAACTCCGAGACGGGCGACAGCGACGGCACGGGCCTGACCATGGCGTCGAACCTCTGCTACGACTTCCGCTGGCTGCACCCCACGGCATGGTGCTACTGGCAGGTCATGGACCCGTCGACGGGCTGGGCGATGATCGCCTACGACAAGAACACCCTCCAGCCGACGACAGTCCAGACCAAGCACTACGTGCTGGCCCAGTTCAGCCGCCACATCCGCCCGGGCATGACGATCCTGGACACGGGCGTGAGCTACGCGGTGGCGGCGTACTCGGCGTCGACCCGCCGCCTGGTGCTGGTAGCGGTGAACACGTCCACATCGGCCCAGACCCTCACCTTCGACCTCTCCCGCTTCTCGACGGTGACGGGCGGCACGAACGGCGCGGTGCCCCGCTGGAACACGGTGACGACGGGCGGCGGCGACCTCTACACGCCCCGCTCGGACATCCGCCTCAACGGCAAATCGGTAAGCGTCCCCTTCGCCGCAAAGTCGGTCCAAACGCTACAAATAGACGGCGTAACCCTGTAG
- a CDS encoding SEC-C domain-containing protein — MRPDTPAETVDHTAEAARLERTAGLYPEDSEALLLRAAAHLELAGDRPTATALYDRLLSSTDGLENPLLVRALKASNLWEYGHEAEARAIIEGVRVASPRDPAPWVIVAEALESHDELEAAHDTFTEAVRLLLTDVPEPPQPTHPLLFGRHRVRRMLGKSHDEWDALADTVHSLPITLDELHDPKRVWSLGSENPAELEAEITRLRAELGAYREALSRPFPVAILHWPATELSELLEAYPTLAAEYPSHETHLATIESALRELSSSGTPNLGIVTGTVPSYEAFAASELSSPSDATLLPQYATTLAARGRAVAWPPQQGAACWCGSGRAYGECHGSTA, encoded by the coding sequence ATGCGCCCCGACACGCCTGCCGAAACCGTCGACCACACCGCCGAGGCGGCACGCCTGGAGCGGACCGCCGGCCTGTATCCCGAGGACTCCGAGGCCCTGCTGCTGCGCGCCGCGGCCCACCTGGAACTCGCCGGCGACCGCCCCACGGCCACGGCCCTCTACGACCGCCTGCTGTCCTCCACGGACGGCCTGGAGAACCCCCTCCTGGTACGGGCGCTCAAGGCGTCGAACCTCTGGGAGTACGGCCACGAGGCCGAGGCCAGGGCGATCATCGAGGGCGTCAGGGTGGCGTCCCCGAGGGACCCGGCCCCCTGGGTGATCGTCGCCGAGGCCCTGGAGTCCCACGACGAGCTGGAAGCGGCGCACGACACGTTCACGGAGGCGGTACGCCTCCTCCTGACCGATGTCCCGGAACCCCCGCAGCCGACCCACCCCCTCCTCTTCGGCCGCCACAGGGTCCGCCGCATGCTGGGCAAGTCCCACGACGAGTGGGACGCGCTGGCGGACACGGTCCACTCCCTCCCGATCACGCTGGACGAACTCCACGACCCCAAGCGCGTGTGGTCCCTGGGCTCGGAAAACCCGGCGGAACTGGAAGCGGAGATCACCCGCCTCCGAGCCGAACTGGGCGCCTACCGGGAGGCCCTCTCCCGCCCCTTCCCGGTAGCGATCCTCCACTGGCCGGCAACGGAACTCTCGGAACTCCTCGAGGCGTACCCGACCCTGGCCGCGGAATACCCCTCCCACGAAACCCACCTCGCGACCATAGAGTCCGCCCTACGAGAACTGTCCTCCTCCGGCACCCCCAACCTGGGCATCGTCACCGGCACGGTCCCGTCGTACGAGGCCTTCGCAGCGTCGGAACTCTCCTCCCCGTCGGACGCGACCCTGCTCCCCCAGTACGCCACGACACTGGCGGCGCGGGGGCGGGCAGTGGCTTGGCCGCCGCAGCAGGGGGCGGCTTGCTGGTGTGGGTCGGGGCGGGCTTACGGCGAGTGCCACGGCAGCACCGCCTGA